One segment of Sporichthyaceae bacterium DNA contains the following:
- a CDS encoding DUF1015 domain-containing protein, with translation MPQFAPFPGIRYAVDDLAVVTAPPYDVIDPDERAALAAQHPHNVVRIDMPVVEDGPDPYAVAAQTLNSWRADGVLRSDAPAFYPYRMTFTDETGATRSTLGVLGALGISPAARADVLPHEHTTPKAHSDRLSLLRATQANLSAIWGLSLTTGLTGRIALETAEPIDSWTDPDGIRHEIWRLDDPAAVRALSEAIAASPVVVADGHHRLSTCLIHADTDGSPAGADATLCLMVELDHDQLTVQPIHRLIAGLPGDADPAQALGKSFDVGELEPFPDAGVVARLVAERALALITPDGLRLLRPRHPSGPGVVEPLDSETVAAAVAELPEHELTYQHGVSRAVAAVRAGRAQAAILLRPVSVEQIRATAAARGLMPPKSTFFHPKPRTGTVFRSLLD, from the coding sequence ATGCCGCAGTTCGCGCCGTTCCCCGGGATCCGGTACGCCGTCGACGACCTGGCCGTGGTGACTGCGCCGCCCTACGACGTCATCGATCCCGACGAGCGGGCCGCGTTGGCCGCGCAGCACCCGCACAACGTCGTCCGCATCGACATGCCGGTGGTCGAGGACGGCCCGGACCCGTACGCGGTCGCCGCGCAGACCCTGAACTCCTGGCGTGCCGACGGCGTCCTGCGCTCGGACGCGCCGGCGTTCTACCCGTACCGGATGACGTTCACCGACGAGACCGGCGCGACTCGTTCCACGTTGGGGGTGCTCGGCGCGCTGGGCATCTCGCCGGCCGCGCGGGCCGATGTGCTGCCGCACGAGCACACCACCCCGAAGGCGCACAGCGACCGACTGTCGTTGCTGCGGGCCACGCAGGCCAACCTCTCGGCGATCTGGGGGCTGTCGCTGACCACCGGGCTCACCGGCCGGATCGCGCTGGAGACCGCCGAGCCGATCGACTCCTGGACCGACCCGGACGGGATCCGCCACGAGATCTGGCGCCTGGACGACCCGGCCGCCGTGCGGGCGCTGTCCGAGGCGATCGCGGCCTCGCCCGTGGTCGTCGCCGACGGCCACCACCGGCTGTCGACCTGTCTGATCCACGCCGACACCGACGGCTCCCCCGCCGGTGCCGACGCCACCCTGTGCCTGATGGTCGAACTGGACCACGACCAACTGACGGTGCAACCGATCCACCGACTGATCGCCGGCCTGCCCGGCGACGCCGACCCGGCGCAGGCGCTGGGCAAGAGCTTCGACGTCGGCGAACTCGAGCCGTTCCCGGACGCCGGGGTGGTGGCCCGCCTGGTGGCCGAGCGCGCCCTGGCCTTGATCACGCCGGACGGGCTGCGCCTGCTCCGGCCCCGGCACCCGAGCGGCCCGGGCGTCGTCGAGCCGTTGGACTCCGAGACGGTGGCTGCCGCGGTCGCCGAACTACCCGAGCACGAACTGACCTACCAGCACGGGGTCTCCCGGGCGGTCGCCGCGGTTCGCGCCGGCCGCGCGCAGGCCGCGATCCTGTTGCGCCCGGTGTCCGTCGAGCAGATCCGGGCGACTGCCGCGGCACGCGGGCTGATGCCGCCGAAGTCGACGTTCTTCCACCCTAAACCGCGAACTGGCACGGTTTTCCGCTCACTTCTCGACTGA